In one window of Allorhodopirellula heiligendammensis DNA:
- the lptB gene encoding LPS export ABC transporter ATP-binding protein, which produces MSDDFDTATLPNAHTDVVEREPILEAIGLQKTYGRRRVVDGVNLTVDEAEIVGLLGPNGAGKSTSFRMICGLVQPDRGRVYLAGQDVTDWPMFRRARDGNMGYLPQEPSVFKKLSVEQNISALLELLGFDRKRRKERTNELLEEFNITHIRKSPAAGLSGGERRRLEIARCLVSNPKIVMLDEPFAGIDPVTVQSIQGVITQLRDSGISVLITDHAAREILTTVDRCYVIYQGQVLIDGTPDEVKRHPKVREEYLGDLDAAAGTTKRSSEPDVQTRIDQPHDPIRVKPATARQRPRRVTDV; this is translated from the coding sequence ATGTCCGACGATTTCGATACCGCCACGCTACCGAACGCTCATACGGACGTCGTCGAGCGGGAACCGATTCTCGAAGCCATCGGTCTGCAGAAGACCTATGGGCGCAGGCGGGTAGTCGATGGCGTCAACTTGACCGTCGACGAAGCGGAAATCGTTGGCTTGCTCGGGCCCAATGGAGCCGGTAAATCAACCAGTTTCCGGATGATCTGCGGCTTGGTCCAACCCGACCGTGGTCGCGTTTATCTCGCCGGCCAAGACGTCACCGATTGGCCAATGTTCCGCCGCGCCCGCGATGGAAACATGGGCTACCTGCCACAAGAACCGAGTGTGTTCAAGAAACTCTCGGTCGAACAAAATATATCGGCGCTCTTAGAACTGCTCGGCTTTGATCGCAAGCGTCGGAAAGAACGCACCAACGAATTACTCGAAGAATTCAATATCACGCACATTCGCAAAAGCCCTGCTGCGGGACTCAGTGGTGGTGAACGTCGGAGGCTCGAAATCGCTCGCTGTCTCGTATCGAACCCCAAAATCGTCATGCTCGATGAGCCTTTTGCGGGCATCGACCCGGTGACCGTCCAGTCCATCCAAGGGGTGATCACTCAGCTTCGAGATTCAGGGATCAGCGTATTGATCACAGATCACGCCGCCCGCGAAATCCTGACGACCGTGGATCGATGCTATGTCATCTACCAGGGCCAAGTCTTGATTGACGGGACGCCCGATGAAGTCAAGCGGCATCCCAAGGTACGCGAAGAGTACCTTGGTGACCTCGATGCTGCCGCCGGCACGACCAAGCGGTCGAGCGAGCCTGACGTGCAAACTCGAATTGACCAGCCGCACGATCCAATCCGAGTCAAACCTGCCACCGCCCGCCAACGTCCTCGTCGCGTCACGGACGTCTAA
- a CDS encoding DeoR/GlpR family DNA-binding transcription regulator, with product MSTDARRERLRDHVRTQGFAALGELTSILGVSESTVRRDLETLEDAGEARRTHGGVYWTGQSETITTFRGHRDDGWPRKQAIGRAAAELIDDGDTILLDGGSTVYELARLIVNRPLQVVTNSLPVAHLLSTSDSIDLIMIGGCVRRRTSVTIGPMADAMLADINVAKTFLSVAGVTERGFFNSDMMLVESERAMLAAADQTIVLADSSKFGKVSLSQICGLNDVGRVVTDSELDNRWIQTFDSCLAELMLATSSNSDTQPTSAAPSSTSCPPLPPQSSSISSNQADSANSL from the coding sequence TTGTCCACTGACGCTCGACGCGAACGGCTTCGCGACCATGTCCGCACTCAAGGGTTTGCGGCATTGGGCGAGCTGACGTCTATCCTTGGAGTCAGCGAGTCGACGGTTCGCCGCGACTTGGAGACCCTTGAGGATGCAGGCGAGGCACGGCGGACTCACGGTGGCGTGTATTGGACGGGGCAGTCGGAAACGATTACCACTTTCCGTGGCCATCGCGACGATGGCTGGCCTCGAAAGCAGGCAATCGGCCGCGCTGCTGCTGAATTGATTGACGACGGCGACACGATTCTGCTCGATGGCGGCAGCACGGTGTATGAATTGGCTCGATTGATTGTCAACCGACCGCTCCAGGTCGTGACCAATTCACTGCCCGTGGCCCATTTGCTGTCCACGAGTGATTCCATCGACTTGATCATGATCGGTGGCTGTGTTCGTCGTCGCACTTCGGTGACGATCGGGCCGATGGCCGATGCGATGTTGGCGGATATTAACGTTGCCAAAACGTTCCTGTCCGTCGCAGGAGTTACCGAGCGAGGCTTTTTCAATAGCGACATGATGCTGGTCGAGAGTGAACGCGCGATGCTGGCGGCGGCCGATCAAACGATCGTGTTGGCTGACAGCAGCAAGTTTGGCAAAGTCAGCCTGTCCCAAATATGCGGATTGAATGACGTGGGCAGGGTGGTTACCGACAGTGAATTGGATAATCGCTGGATCCAGACATTCGATTCCTGTCTCGCCGAACTAATGTTAGCTACGTCGAGCAACAGCGATACCCAACCCACCTCTGCGGCACCGTCATCGACCAGTTGCCCGCCGCTGCCTCCGCAATCCTCCTCTATTTCCTCTAACCAAGCCGATTCGGCCAACTCCTTATGA
- a CDS encoding phosphate propanoyltransferase has product MSMTVDRMQIEALVRSAIRQAQSQGAPAAHQASSTSIESPLGWVDGKPNLRVSISARHCHLTDEHVEILFGKGSVLEPDKDLYQDGFFAAKQTVMVVGPRRRMLPSVRVLGPTRPFSQLELAFTDSISLGIKAPVRHSGKIEGTPGCVLVGPAGSVQLDQGVIRAARHVHMNDHDAAHFGVANGDMMQLVVTSNDCSMTFDDVLVRADKAAKLEVHIDTDEGNACNLDAASAVHLQPMPKPCACGH; this is encoded by the coding sequence ATGAGCATGACAGTCGATCGAATGCAGATCGAGGCGCTCGTCCGCAGCGCGATTCGCCAAGCCCAGTCTCAGGGTGCCCCCGCTGCACATCAAGCGAGCTCCACTTCAATTGAGTCGCCGCTGGGGTGGGTTGATGGCAAGCCCAATCTCCGCGTTAGTATTTCGGCACGCCACTGTCACCTGACAGATGAGCACGTTGAGATTCTCTTTGGCAAAGGCAGCGTGCTGGAGCCGGACAAGGATCTCTATCAAGACGGCTTTTTTGCAGCCAAGCAGACCGTGATGGTCGTTGGTCCGCGGCGCCGGATGCTCCCGAGTGTCCGTGTACTCGGCCCGACGCGTCCCTTCAGCCAGTTAGAGCTGGCATTCACCGATTCCATTTCATTGGGCATCAAAGCTCCCGTTCGACACAGCGGCAAGATTGAAGGAACACCTGGTTGTGTGCTGGTCGGACCGGCCGGCTCGGTGCAGCTTGATCAAGGCGTGATTCGTGCGGCGCGTCACGTCCACATGAACGATCACGATGCGGCGCACTTCGGTGTCGCCAACGGTGACATGATGCAACTCGTCGTCACGAGCAACGACTGCAGCATGACTTTCGACGATGTTCTCGTGCGTGCCGACAAGGCTGCCAAGCTCGAAGTCCATATTGATACTGACGAAGGCAATGCATGCAACTTGGACGCCGCCAGTGCAGTACACCTTCAACCGATGCCCAAGCCGTGTGCGTGCGGGCATTAA
- a CDS encoding BMC domain-containing protein yields MAKIKEALGMIETKGFVALVEASDAMMKAANVQFLGWDKVGAGLAAVFVTGDVAAVKAATDAGAAAAGRIGEVVSVQVIPRPHADLEKVMKLPAAPAVKK; encoded by the coding sequence ATGGCAAAAATTAAAGAAGCGCTCGGCATGATCGAGACCAAAGGGTTTGTCGCCCTGGTCGAAGCGTCCGACGCAATGATGAAGGCTGCCAATGTGCAGTTCCTCGGTTGGGACAAAGTCGGCGCTGGTCTGGCGGCCGTCTTCGTCACCGGCGACGTCGCGGCTGTGAAGGCGGCTACTGATGCCGGAGCTGCAGCAGCAGGCCGGATTGGCGAAGTCGTCAGCGTGCAGGTCATTCCTCGACCCCACGCTGACCTCGAGAAGGTCATGAAGCTGCCCGCCGCCCCGGCCGTGAAGAAATAA
- a CDS encoding BMC domain-containing protein — protein MNDAIGLIETKGLLPLIEATDAMAKAANVEIVKRVDLGGGLVTTVVSGDVGSVRAAVEAGAAAAAQIGELVSSHIIPRPADGLVAAYFS, from the coding sequence ATGAATGATGCAATCGGTTTGATCGAAACCAAAGGTCTGCTTCCTCTCATCGAAGCGACCGACGCGATGGCCAAGGCGGCCAACGTGGAGATCGTCAAGCGTGTCGACCTCGGTGGCGGTTTGGTCACGACCGTCGTCAGCGGCGACGTCGGCAGCGTTCGCGCGGCTGTCGAAGCGGGTGCTGCAGCGGCTGCCCAAATCGGCGAACTGGTCAGCAGCCACATCATCCCACGTCCTGCCGACGGCTTGGTTGCAGCTTACTTTAGCTGA